The proteins below are encoded in one region of Hordeum vulgare subsp. vulgare chromosome 3H, MorexV3_pseudomolecules_assembly, whole genome shotgun sequence:
- the LOC123442517 gene encoding GDSL esterase/lipase ACHE-like: protein MATSKLITFVVLLVVLERVRSDESPCDFPAIFNFGDSYSDTGAFPALFPAVQPPYGQTFFGMPAGRQSDGRLTIDFMAQSLGLRYLNAYLDSLGSNFTQGANFASAAGTIRRVNGSLWTSGYSPISLDVQIWQFQQFINRSRFVYNNIGGIYRAILPKPDHLVSKALYTFDIGANDLAMGYLENMTTAQVEAYVPDLMERLASAIQTVYNHGGRYFWVHNTGTLGCLPYALVYRPDLAAEKDDAGCSVALNAGPQFFNARLKETVARLRVALPEAAFTYVDVYAATYKLMSEAKKFGFGDPLRVCCGYGGGQYNFDKNIRCGDPVLEGKSCEDPSKSVSWDGVHLTEAAYKFIFDQIVDGALSDPPVPLRGACQGKGQCA, encoded by the exons ATGGCGACCAGCAAACTCATCACGTTCGTCGTGTTGCTGGTGGTACTAGAGAGGGTGCGCTCCGATGAATCTCCGTGCGACTTCCCGGCGATCTTCAACTTCGGCGACTCCTACTCGGACACCGGAGCCTTCCCGGCCCTCTTCCCGGCGGTGCAGCCGCCCTACGGCCAGACCTTCTTCGGCATGCCAGCCGGGAGGCAGAGCGACGGCCGCCTCACCATCGACTTCATGG CTCAAAGCCTGGGGCTGCGTTACCTGAATGCGTATCTGGATTCGCTAGGGAGCAACTTCACGCAGGGAGCCAATTTCGCGAGCGCCGCTGGAACTATCAGACGAGTGAACGGGAGCTTGTGGACCTCCGGATACAGCCCCATTTCCTTGGACGTGCAGATCTGGCAATTCCAGCAGTTCATCAACAGGAGCCGCTTCGTCTACAACAACATAG GTGGAATCTACCGAGCGATCTTGCCCAAACCAGATCACCTGGTCTCCAAGGCGCTTTACACCTTCGACATCGGCGCCAACGACCTCGCCATGGGCTACCTAGAAAACATGACCACGGCCCAAGTGGAGGCCTACGTCCCCGATCTAATGGAGAGGCTCGCGTCGGCGATCCAGACGGTGTACAACCATGGCGGGAGGTACTTCTGGGTGCACAACACGGGGACGCTCGGGTGCCTCCCCTACGCCCTGGTCTACCGCCCTGACCTCGCCGCGGAGAAGGACGACGCCGGCTGCTCTGTCGCGCTCAACGCCGGCCCCCAGTTCTTCAATGCGCGGCTCAAGGAGACCGTGGCGAGGCTCAGGGTGGCTCTCCCCGAGGCCGCCTTCACCTACGTCGACGTGTACGCCGCCACGTACAAGTTGATGAGCGAAGCCAAAAAGTTCGGTTTTGGGGATCCTCTGCGTGTGTGTTGCGGGTACGGCGGCGGCCAGTACAACTTCGACAAGAACATCCGGTGCGGTGATCCGGTCCTAGAGGGGAAGTCTTGCGAGGACCCATCGAAGAGCGTGAGCTGGGATGGGGTGCACTTGACAGAGGCGGCTTACAAATTCATCTTCGACCAGATCGTGGACGGCGCTCTCTCCGACCCTCCGGTGCCTTTGCGTGGGGCCTGCCAGGGCAAAGGGCAATGCGCATGA
- the LOC123442516 gene encoding GDSL esterase/lipase ACHE-like produces MISARRRTTMATNKLITFVVLLVVLEMVRSEDSPCGFPAIFNFGDSSSDTGAFPALFPAVQPPYGQTFFGMPAGRQSDGRLVIDFMAQNLGLRYLNAYLDSLGSNFTQGANFASAAGTIRRVNGSLWTSGYSPISLDVQLWQFQQFINRSRFVYNNIGGVYREILPNPEHLVSKALYTFKIGANDLAMGYLDNMTTEQVEAYVPDLMERLESAIQTVYNLGGRYFWVHNTGTFGCLPYGLVYRPDLAGEKDDAGCSIALNAGPRFFNARLKEVVARLRVALPEAAFTYVDLYAAMYKLMSEAKKFGFGDPLRVCCGYGGGQYNFDKNIRCGDPVLGGKSCVDPSKSVSWDGVHLTEAAYKFIFDQIVDGALSDPPVPLRRACQGKGQ; encoded by the exons ATGATTTCAGCTCGCCGTCGCACCACCATGGCCACCAACAAACTGATCACGTTCGTGGTGTTGCTGGTGGTACTAGAAATGGTGCGCTCCGAAGATTCCCCGTGCGGCTTCCCGGCCATCTTCAACTTCGGCGACTCCTCCTCGGACACCGGAGCCTTCCCGGCCCTCTTCCCGGCGGTGCAGCCGCCCTACGGCCAGACCTTCTTCGGCATGCCGGCCGGGCGGCAGAGCGACGGCCGCCTCGTCATCGACTTCATGG CTCAAAACCTGGGGCTACGTTACCTGAATGCGTACCTGGATTCACTAGGGAGCAACTTCACGCAGGGAGCCAATTTCGCGAGCGCCGCCGGAACCATCAGACGGGTGAACGGGAGCCTGTGGACCTCCGGGTACAGCCCCATTTCCCTGGACGTGCAGCTCTGGCAATTCCAGCAGTTCATCAACAGGAGCCGCTTCGTCTACAACAACATAG GCGGAGTCTACCGGGAGATCCTGCCGAACCCCGAGCACCTGGTCTCCAAGGCGCTTTACACCTTCAAAATCGGCGCCAACGACCTCGCCATGGGCTACCTAGACAACATGACCACGGAGCAAGTGGAAGCCTACGTCCCCGATCTGATGGAGAGGCTCGAGTCGGCGATCCAGACGGTGTACAACCTCGGCGGGAGGTACTTCTGGGTGCACAACACGGGGACGTTCGGGTGCCTCCCCTACGGCCTGGTCTACCGACCGGACCTTGCCGGAGAGAAGGATGACGCCGGCTGCTCCATCGCGCTCAACGCCGGCCCCCGGTTCTTCAACGCCCGGCTCAAGGAGGTCGTGGCGAGGCTTAGGGTCGCTCTCCCAGAGGCCGCCTTCACCTACGTCGACCTGTACGCCGCCATGTACAAGCTGATGAGCGAAGCCAAAAAGTTCGGTTTTGGGGATCCTCTGCGCGTGTGCTGCGGGTACGGCGGCGGCCAATACAACTTCGACAAGAACATCCGGTGTGGCGATCCGGTCCTGGGGGGGAAGTCGTGCGTGGACCCGTCCAAGAGCGTGAGCTGGGATGGGGTGCACTTGACCGAAGCGGCTTACAAGTTTATCTTCGACCAGATCGTGGACGGCGCTCTCTCCGACCCTCCGGTGCCTTTGCGTCGGGCCTGCCAGGGCAAAGGGCAATGA
- the LOC123442518 gene encoding GDSL esterase/lipase ACHE-like — MATKLVCVLLLAVVVLKLSAGARSDDSPCGFPAIFNLGDSNSDTGAFPALFPAVQPPYGRTFFGMPAGRQSDGRLTIDFMAQSLGLRYLSAYLDSLGSNFTQGANFASAAGTIRRVNGSLWTSGYSPISLDVQVWQLQQFINRSRFVYDNDIGGVYREILPNPEQLISKALYTLDMGQNDLTVGYFDNMTTEQVEAYVPDLMERISSAIQTVYNLGGRHFWVHNTAPLGCLPYALVFRPDLAADKDAAGCSVALNAGARFFNARLKETVARLRDTLPGAALTYVDVYAAKYRLISQAKELGFGDPLRVCCGYGGGEYNFDRNIRCGDKVQVNGTSVLAGKSCDDPSRSVSWDGVHFTEAANRFVFDQIVDGALSDPPVPLRRACQGKRQ, encoded by the exons ATGGCGACCAAACTCGTGTGTGTCCTGTTGCTGGCGGTGGTGGTGCTAAAGCTCTCTGCGGGAGCGCGCTCTGATGATTCCCCGTGCGGCTTCCCGGCCATCTTCAACCTCGGTGACTCCAACTCGGACACCGGTGCATTCCCTGCCCTCTTCCCGGCGGTGCAGCCGCCCTACGGCCGGACCTTCTTCGGCATGCCGGCCGGCCGGCAAAGCGACGGCCGCCTCACCATCGACTTCATGG CTCAAAGCCTGGGCCTCCGTTACCTGAGTGCGTATCTGGATTCTCTGGGGAGCAACTTCACGCAGGGAGCCAATTTCGCGAGCGCCGCCGGAACCATCAGGCGAGTGAACGGGAGCTTGTGGACCTCAGGGTACAGCCCCATTTCCCTGGACGTGCAGGTCTGGCAGCTCCAGCAGTTCATCAACAGGAGCCGCTTCGTCTACGACAACGACATCGGCGGAGTCTACCGGGAGATCCTGCCCAACCCGGAGCAGTTGATCTCCAAGGCGCTTTACACCTTGGACATGGGCCAGAACGACCTCACCGTGGGCTACTTCGACAACATGACCACGGAGCAAGTCGAGGCCTACGTCCCCGATCTCATGGAGAGGATCTCGTCGGCGATCCAGACGGTCTACAACCTCGGGGGGAGGCACTTCTGGGTGCACAACACGGCGCCGCTCGGGTGCCTGCCGTACGCCCTGGTGTTCCGCCCGGACCTCGCCGCCGACAAGGACGCCGCCGGCTGCTCCGTCGCGCTCAACGCCGGCGCCCGGTTCTTCAACGCGCGGCTCAAGGAGACCGTGGCGAGGCTCAGGGACACGCTCCCAGGGGCAGCGTTAACCTACGTCGACGTGTACGCCGCCAAGTACAGGCTGATAAGCCAGGCCAAGGAGCTCGGTTTTGGGGACCCCCTGCGCGTGTGCTGCGGGTACGGCGGCGGCGAGTACAACTTCGACCGGAACATCCGGTGTGGTGATAAGGTGCAGGTGAACGGGACGTCGGTGCTGGCAGGAAAGTCGTGTGATGACCCGTCGAGGAGCGTGAGCTGGGACGGCGTGCACTTCACCGAGGCGGCCAACAGGTTCGTCTTCGACCAGATCGTCGACGGCGCGCTCTCCGACCCGCCCGTGCCTCTTCGGCGGGCTTGCCAGGGCAAACGGCAATGA
- the LOC123442519 gene encoding general transcription factor IIE subunit 2-like, with amino-acid sequence MALNESLARFWLLQERNQATLSAIAATRTSSSSSAKPCHQQPAPTSRPAAKPSTSAPAPAAVVRFSDDTARLQKINDVRRSTVGRQMKTVIDLLDKTREALTAHQINEQTYVDIDGNRTLAESLRNNPKVRFDGQRFSYKPTHDVAGKAELLTLIKSFPDGLPASEVKKAYPAVEDDLRALGSSGDVYLLPGEGGIVAYPNDPRLRTMEVDAELKKLFHEVKLPREMLDIEKELRKSGEEPATDTMKRRAAEQVHGGQPNPKKAKKKSRGITSRTKLTNVHLPWLLDLPVDSKDFI; translated from the coding sequence ATGGCGCTGAACGAGAGCCTCGCCAGGTTCTGGCTGCTGCAGGAGAGGAACCAGGCGACGCTATCCGCCATAGCTGCAACCAGAACCTCTTCATCGTCATCCGCCAAGCCATGCCATCAGCAACCCGCCCCAACTTCACGGCCGGCGGCTAAACCGTCCACATCCGCGCCTGCGCCTGCCGCCGTCGTCAGATTCTCCGACGACACGGCGCGGCTACAGAAGATCAACGATGTGAGGAGGTCCACCGTCGGGCGACAGATGAAAACCGTAATCGACCTGCTCGACAAGACGAGGGAAGCTCTTACGGCGCATCAGATCAACGAACAGACCTACGTCGACATCGACGGCAACAGGACCCTCGCCGAGAGCCTGAGGAACAACCCCAAGGTGCGCTTCGACGGGCAGCGCTTCTCGTACAAGCCCACGCACGACGTCGCGGGCAAAGCCGAGCTGCTTACGCTGATCAAGAGCTTCCCCGACGGCCTCCCGGCTTCGGAGGTGAAGAAGGCCTATCCGGCCGTGGAGGACGACCTGCGGGCTCTCGGatcctcgggtgatgtctatctgcTGCCGGGCGAGGGAGGCATCGTCGCGTACCCGAACGACCCGAGGTTGAGGACGATGGAGGTGGACGCTGAGTTGAAGAAGCTGTTCCATGAGGTCAAGCTGCCGCGGGAGATGCTCGACATCGAGAAGGAGCTCCGGAAGAGCGGCGAAGAGCCGGCGACCGACACGATGAAGCGGCGCGCGGCGGAGCAGGTCCATGGCGGGCAGCCGAATCCCAAGAAGGCCAAGAAGAAGTCGCGCGGGATCACCAGTAGGACCAAGCTCACCAACGTTCATCTCCCGTGGCTCTTGGACCTGCCTGTGGACTCGAAAGATTTCATCTGA
- the LOC123441341 gene encoding cis-prenyltransferase 4, chloroplastic-like, producing the protein MQLSLRARSALRAAASPFHRRGTSHEARPRLRACTGPPGEGILPAGLRAESLPRHVAVTMDGHSRWARARGMPTSAGHAALQPALKETVRLSRAWGIRVLTVFAFSLRNWNRPKEEVDFLMGVFDRFIQDNVAQFAREGIRLRVIGDCSRLPKYLQKTAQDAEEETRSNSQLDLMLAISYSGQRDVLQACQKLAQKVHNKLVRPEEIDESLFANELHTSWTHEFPCPDLLIRTGGELRLSDFLLWQSAYTELFFTDTLWPDFGEAEYLEALVSFESRDRRFGKRKL; encoded by the exons ATGCAGCTCTCCCTCCGAGCACGCAGCGCTCTACGAGCTGCTGCTTCTCCCTTCCATCGGCGAGGGACCTCCCATGAAGCGAGGCCGCGCCTCCGCGCCTGTACCGGCCCGCCGGGTGAAGGAATCCTCCCGGCAGGGCTGCGGGCCGAGTCGCTGCCGCGTCACGTGGCGGTGACCATGGACGGGCACTCACGTTGGGCACGCGCGCGGGGCATGCCGACATCGGCCGGGCACGCTGCTTTGCAGCCCGCGCTCAAGGAGACGGTGCGGCTCTCACGCGCCTGGGGAATCCGCGTGCTCACTGTCTTCGCCTTCTCCTTACGAAACTGGAACCGTCCCAAG GAGGAGGTTGACTTTCTTATGGGCGTGTTTGATCGGTTCATCCAAGACAATGTCGCCCAGTTTGCAAG GGAAGGAATTCGTCTACGCGTAATTGGTGACTGCTCAAGGCTGCCGAAGTATCTGCAGAAGACTGCACAAGATGCCGAGGAGGAAACAAGAAGCAATTCACAGCTCGACCTGATGCTAGCTATCAGCTACAGCGGGCAAAGGGACGTCTTGCAAGCATGCCAGAAGCTTGCCCAAAAGGTGCACAATAAGCTGGTCAGACCGGAGGAGATCGACGAGTCACTATTCGCCAATGAACTCCACACGAGCTGGACACACGAGTTCCCTTGCCCTGACCTACTCATCAGGACCGGCGGCGAACTGAGGCTTAGCGACTTCCTGCTTTGGCAGTCGGCCTACACAGAGCTCTTCTTCACTGACACGCTCTGGCCTGATTTCGGGGAGGCTGAATATCTTGAAGCACTCGTCTCCTTCGAGAGCAGAGACAGGCGTTTTGGCAAAAGAAAACTGTAG